In Nicotiana tabacum cultivar K326 chromosome 2, ASM71507v2, whole genome shotgun sequence, the following proteins share a genomic window:
- the LOC107820337 gene encoding uncharacterized protein LOC107820337, translating to MANVSDEFRLVSPSINHEGKLPRKYTDEGQGAQKRMSPPLEWYNLPQGTKSLSLVVQDIDAPDPNEPIVPWVIWVVTNIPPSLKGLPEGFSGKGEELGGDYAHAKEGNNDEKVPGWRGPKLSNHGHRFEFKLFALDDELHLGNKVTKDKLLEAVEGHVLGEAVLIAIN from the exons atggcAAACGTAAGTGATGAGTTTAGGCTAGTGTCGCCAAGCATAAATCATGAAGGAAAATTACCAAGAAAGTACACAGATGAAGGGCAAGGTGCTCAGAAGAGAATGTCACCACCTTTAGAATGGTACAATTTACCACAAGGGACAAAATCTTTGTCACTTGTGGTTCAAGATATTGATGCACCTGACCCAAATGAACCTATCGTGCCGTGGGTTATTTGGGTTGTGACTAATATTCCACCATCTTTAAAAGGTTTACCTGAAGGATTTTCTGGTAAAGGAGAGGAATTAGGTGGAGATTATGCTCATGCTAAAGAAGGGAATAATGATGAGAAAGTTCCCGGTTGGCGTGGACCTAAGTTGTCAAATCATGGTCATAGATTTGAGTTTAAGCTTTTTGCTTTGGATGATGAGCTTCATCTTGGTAACAAG GTGACAAAGGATAAACTACTGGAAGCTGTTGAGGGTCATGTTCTTGGAGAGGCTGTTTTGATTGCCATTAACTAA